The following are from one region of the Salminus brasiliensis chromosome 14, fSalBra1.hap2, whole genome shotgun sequence genome:
- the nfxl1 gene encoding NF-X1-type zinc finger protein NFXL1 isoform X2 yields MEPAWRQQGRGRGRGQARGQAVGDALSGRPQREEDGVRVGRGRGGSAVTMVPKPEPTPSKVVSSQSKFEEIRKSNQAAAQRLAEKQYSFSSEEDEDDDEDVEDGRLGKQGRILESTLTTYTSQTGGDVSDLERTRQYLNEAFQSGAITCLICIASVKRTQAVWSCVGCYCIFHIPCIQKWAKDSIFLVSSVTDEDFGKKDHPWPCPKCRHEYSPQQTPCRYYCYCGKEVDPAPDPWLLPHSCGQVCDREFKPPCGHRCLLLCHPGPCPPCPKMVSVSCVCGKAAPVPRRCSNKAWTCGKVCGRTLPCKMHTCTHTCHAGVCEPCPRVSVQKCVCGRSSAERQCASPVWHCDQMCGRPLPCGNHTCERVCHTGVCGECPRAGNRTCPCGKSKCALPCTADVPTCGDTCDKKLDCGLHTCSMRCHKGPCETCRQEVEKQCRCGRYSKRMPCHKEYLCESKCNQTRSCSRHQCRRKCCPGNCPPCDLNCGRTLGCRNHKCPSVCHQGSCYPCPEVVQVKCACGTTSLSVPCGREKSTKPPRCKELCSNPSSCHHPTRERHRCHFGACPVCKQVCQMPLPGCNHLCPAPCHDQVLLRTNQRAPLAGPWEKPSAPAFECKALPCPPCQVPIPTACLGEHEVSPVLCHVRGPFSCARPCGRTLTCSNHSCSLVCHSVTSDPNKEKTEAGKECELCEEGCSKPRPPGCPHPCALPCHRGDCPPCTQMIRQRCHCKITNLYIECLKLTSADEKAEVWSSL; encoded by the exons ATGGAGCCGGCTTGGCGACAGCAAGGCCGAGGCCGCGGCCGGGGTCAGGCACGGGGTCAGGCTGTGGGTGATGCCTTGTCAGGGAGACCTCAGAGAGAGGAGGATGGGGTCAGGGTGGGACGAGGACGGGGCGGTTCGGCTGTTACTATGGTCCCGAAACCGGAACCTACACCCAGTAAAG TCGTGTCATCTCAGTCCAAATTTGAGGAGATCAGAAAGTCCAACCAGGCAGCTGCTCAGAGACTGGCAGAGAAACAGTACAGCTTCTCGTCTGAGGAAGATGAAGACGATGATGAGGATGTTGAAGATGGAAGGCTGGGGAAGCAAGGGAGGATCCTGGAGTCGACACTCACTACATACACCAGCCAGACAG GAGGAGACGTGTCAGATTTGGAGAGAACCCGTCAGTACCTGAATGAGGCGTTCCAGTCTGGAGCCATTACCTGCCTCATCTGCATCGCATCTGTGAAGAGAACGCAAGcg gtTTGGAGCTGTGTGGGATGTTATTGTATCTTCCACATCCCGTGTATTCAGAAATGGGCCAAAGACTCGATCTTCCTGGTTTCCTCGGTAACAGATGAGGATTTTGGGAAGAAGGACCACCCCTGGCCCTG tcctAAGTGCAGGCATGAGTACTCTCCTCAGCAGACACCATGTCGTTATTACTGCTACTGTGGTAAAGAGGTTGACCCCGCTCCCGACCCCTGGCTCCTCCCACACTCCTGCGGACAGGTGTGTGACAGGGAGTTCAAGCCACCCTGCGGACACCGCTGCCTGCTGCTGTGCCATCcag GTCCGTGCCCCCCATGTCCTAAGATGGTGAgtgtgtcgtgtgtgtgtggaaaggcGGCCCCGGTTCCTCGACGCTGCAGTAATAAAGCTTGGACCTGTGGGAAAGTCTGTGGCCGCACGCTGCCGTGCAAGatgcacacctgcacacacacctgTCACGCAG gtgtgtgtgagccGTGTCCGAGGGTGAgcgtgcagaagtgtgtgtgtgggaggagcTCAGCAGAGCGGCAGTGTGCCAGTCCGGTGTGGCACTGCGACCAG ATGTGTGGGCGTCCATTGCCATGCGGTAATCACacgtgtgagcgtgtgtgtcacacaggtgtgtgtggagAGTGCCCACGTGCTGGGAACCGAACCTGCCCCTGTGGCAAGAGCA AATGTGCTCTGCCATGCACTGCTGATGTTCCTACCTGTGGGGACACGTGTGACAAGAAGCTGGACTGTGGTTTACACACCTGCTCCATGCGGTGCCATAAAGGACCCTGTGAAACTTGCAGACAG gaggtgGAGAAGCAGTGTCGTTGTGGACGCTACAGTAAGCGCATGCCGTGCCATAAGGAGTATCTGTGTGAATCCAAATGTAACCAGACCCGCAGCTGCAGCAGACATCAGTGCAGGAGGAAG tgttgcCCAGGTAACTGTCCTCCCTGTGATCTGAACTGTGGCAGAACACTCGGCTGCAGGAACCACAAGTGCCCCTCAGTGTGTCAtcaag ggagTTGCTACCCATGTCCGGAGGTGGTGCAGGTGAAGTGTGCATGTGGCACCACCTCTCTGAGTGTTCCctgtgggagagaaaaaagcacCAAACCCCCACGCTGCAAAGAACTGTGcag taatcCTTCATCGTGTCATCACCCCACTCGTGAGAGGCACAGGTGTCATTTTGGCGCATGTCCAGTCTGTAAGCAAGTGTGCCAGATGCCCTTACCTGGCTGTAATCACCTGTGTCCAGCACCATGCCATGACCAGGTGCTGCTCAGAACCAACCAGCGG gctCCGTTAGCTGGTCCGTGGGAAAAGCCTTCAGCTCCAGCATTTGAGTGCAAGGCGTTACCCTGCCCTCCCTGCCAGGTCCCCATACCCAC GGCCTGTCTGGGGGAGCATGAG gtGAGTCCGGTGCTGTGCCACGTTCGCGGGCCATTCTCGTGTGCCCGACCATGCGGACGAACTTTGACCTGCAGTAACCATAGCTGCAGCCTGGTGTGCCATTCAGTGACCTCTGACCCCAACAAAGAGAAAACAGAG GCTGGGAAAGAGTGTGAGCTGTGCGAAGAGGGTTGCTCTAAGCCCCGCCCCCCTGGATGCCCCCACCCCTGTGCCCTACCTTGTCACCGTGGCGACTGCCCCCCCTGTACCCAGATGATCAGACAGCGCTGTCACTGCAAGATCACCAACCTGTACATCGAATGCct gaAGTTGACTTCTGCAGATGAGAAAG ctgAAGTGTGGTCATCGCTGTAA
- the nfxl1 gene encoding NF-X1-type zinc finger protein NFXL1 isoform X1, with protein sequence MEPAWRQQGRGRGRGQARGQAVGDALSGRPQREEDGVRVGRGRGGSAVTMVPKPEPTPSKVVSSQSKFEEIRKSNQAAAQRLAEKQYSFSSEEDEDDDEDVEDGRLGKQGRILESTLTTYTSQTGGDVSDLERTRQYLNEAFQSGAITCLICIASVKRTQAVWSCVGCYCIFHIPCIQKWAKDSIFLVSSVTDEDFGKKDHPWPCPKCRHEYSPQQTPCRYYCYCGKEVDPAPDPWLLPHSCGQVCDREFKPPCGHRCLLLCHPGPCPPCPKMVSVSCVCGKAAPVPRRCSNKAWTCGKVCGRTLPCKMHTCTHTCHAGVCEPCPRVSVQKCVCGRSSAERQCASPVWHCDQMCGRPLPCGNHTCERVCHTGVCGECPRAGNRTCPCGKSKCALPCTADVPTCGDTCDKKLDCGLHTCSMRCHKGPCETCRQEVEKQCRCGRYSKRMPCHKEYLCESKCNQTRSCSRHQCRRKCCPGNCPPCDLNCGRTLGCRNHKCPSVCHQGSCYPCPEVVQVKCACGTTSLSVPCGREKSTKPPRCKELCSNPSSCHHPTRERHRCHFGACPVCKQVCQMPLPGCNHLCPAPCHDQVLLRTNQRAPLAGPWEKPSAPAFECKALPCPPCQVPIPTACLGEHEVSPVLCHVRGPFSCARPCGRTLTCSNHSCSLVCHSVTSDPNKEKTEAGKECELCEEGCSKPRPPGCPHPCALPCHRGDCPPCTQMIRQRCHCKITNLYIECLKLTSADEKGRKLLTSCKNQCPKQLKCGHRCKELCHAGECEENCTQRVKLKCPCKRIKKEFSCSRARQEEDLVVCDDTCRELQRKYTEAREAEERAMKEEEMKKQQAELEAFEKRQKGKRKKNRRNTEVEVEEGVWLKYKKYLLVPVCGVLLAVGVFYLLQVN encoded by the exons ATGGAGCCGGCTTGGCGACAGCAAGGCCGAGGCCGCGGCCGGGGTCAGGCACGGGGTCAGGCTGTGGGTGATGCCTTGTCAGGGAGACCTCAGAGAGAGGAGGATGGGGTCAGGGTGGGACGAGGACGGGGCGGTTCGGCTGTTACTATGGTCCCGAAACCGGAACCTACACCCAGTAAAG TCGTGTCATCTCAGTCCAAATTTGAGGAGATCAGAAAGTCCAACCAGGCAGCTGCTCAGAGACTGGCAGAGAAACAGTACAGCTTCTCGTCTGAGGAAGATGAAGACGATGATGAGGATGTTGAAGATGGAAGGCTGGGGAAGCAAGGGAGGATCCTGGAGTCGACACTCACTACATACACCAGCCAGACAG GAGGAGACGTGTCAGATTTGGAGAGAACCCGTCAGTACCTGAATGAGGCGTTCCAGTCTGGAGCCATTACCTGCCTCATCTGCATCGCATCTGTGAAGAGAACGCAAGcg gtTTGGAGCTGTGTGGGATGTTATTGTATCTTCCACATCCCGTGTATTCAGAAATGGGCCAAAGACTCGATCTTCCTGGTTTCCTCGGTAACAGATGAGGATTTTGGGAAGAAGGACCACCCCTGGCCCTG tcctAAGTGCAGGCATGAGTACTCTCCTCAGCAGACACCATGTCGTTATTACTGCTACTGTGGTAAAGAGGTTGACCCCGCTCCCGACCCCTGGCTCCTCCCACACTCCTGCGGACAGGTGTGTGACAGGGAGTTCAAGCCACCCTGCGGACACCGCTGCCTGCTGCTGTGCCATCcag GTCCGTGCCCCCCATGTCCTAAGATGGTGAgtgtgtcgtgtgtgtgtggaaaggcGGCCCCGGTTCCTCGACGCTGCAGTAATAAAGCTTGGACCTGTGGGAAAGTCTGTGGCCGCACGCTGCCGTGCAAGatgcacacctgcacacacacctgTCACGCAG gtgtgtgtgagccGTGTCCGAGGGTGAgcgtgcagaagtgtgtgtgtgggaggagcTCAGCAGAGCGGCAGTGTGCCAGTCCGGTGTGGCACTGCGACCAG ATGTGTGGGCGTCCATTGCCATGCGGTAATCACacgtgtgagcgtgtgtgtcacacaggtgtgtgtggagAGTGCCCACGTGCTGGGAACCGAACCTGCCCCTGTGGCAAGAGCA AATGTGCTCTGCCATGCACTGCTGATGTTCCTACCTGTGGGGACACGTGTGACAAGAAGCTGGACTGTGGTTTACACACCTGCTCCATGCGGTGCCATAAAGGACCCTGTGAAACTTGCAGACAG gaggtgGAGAAGCAGTGTCGTTGTGGACGCTACAGTAAGCGCATGCCGTGCCATAAGGAGTATCTGTGTGAATCCAAATGTAACCAGACCCGCAGCTGCAGCAGACATCAGTGCAGGAGGAAG tgttgcCCAGGTAACTGTCCTCCCTGTGATCTGAACTGTGGCAGAACACTCGGCTGCAGGAACCACAAGTGCCCCTCAGTGTGTCAtcaag ggagTTGCTACCCATGTCCGGAGGTGGTGCAGGTGAAGTGTGCATGTGGCACCACCTCTCTGAGTGTTCCctgtgggagagaaaaaagcacCAAACCCCCACGCTGCAAAGAACTGTGcag taatcCTTCATCGTGTCATCACCCCACTCGTGAGAGGCACAGGTGTCATTTTGGCGCATGTCCAGTCTGTAAGCAAGTGTGCCAGATGCCCTTACCTGGCTGTAATCACCTGTGTCCAGCACCATGCCATGACCAGGTGCTGCTCAGAACCAACCAGCGG gctCCGTTAGCTGGTCCGTGGGAAAAGCCTTCAGCTCCAGCATTTGAGTGCAAGGCGTTACCCTGCCCTCCCTGCCAGGTCCCCATACCCAC GGCCTGTCTGGGGGAGCATGAG gtGAGTCCGGTGCTGTGCCACGTTCGCGGGCCATTCTCGTGTGCCCGACCATGCGGACGAACTTTGACCTGCAGTAACCATAGCTGCAGCCTGGTGTGCCATTCAGTGACCTCTGACCCCAACAAAGAGAAAACAGAG GCTGGGAAAGAGTGTGAGCTGTGCGAAGAGGGTTGCTCTAAGCCCCGCCCCCCTGGATGCCCCCACCCCTGTGCCCTACCTTGTCACCGTGGCGACTGCCCCCCCTGTACCCAGATGATCAGACAGCGCTGTCACTGCAAGATCACCAACCTGTACATCGAATGCct gaAGTTGACTTCTGCAGATGAGAAAGGTAGAAAACTGCTCACCTCCTGCAAGAACCAGTGCCctaaacag ctgAAGTGTGGTCATCGCTGTAAGGAGCTGTGCCATGCTGGGGAGTGTGAGGAGAACTGCACCCAGAGAGTTAAACTGAAGTGTCCGTGCAAGAGGATCAAAAAG gagtttTCATGTTCTCGTGCCAGACAAGAGGAAGATTTGGTGGTGTGTGACGACACCTGTAGAGAACTACAGAGGAAATACACTGAG gctcGTGAGGCTGAGGAGAGGGCGATGAAGGAGGAAGAGATGAAGAAACAGCAG GCGGAGCTGGAGGCCTTCGAGAAGCGCCAGAAAGGGAAGCGGAAGAAGAACCGGCGGAACACTGAAGTGGAGGTGGAGGAAGGGGTGTGGCTTAAGTACAAGAAGTACCTGCTGGTGCCTGTCTGTGGCGTCCTATTAGCTGTTGGAGTGTTCTACCTACTGCAGGTCAACTAG